Proteins encoded in a region of the Malaciobacter mytili LMG 24559 genome:
- the pyrF gene encoding orotidine-5'-phosphate decarboxylase, whose translation MKLCISLDLPTAKENLELVKKINNENITDNVWLKVGFRSYIRDGKAFLEQLKQINSNFKIFLDLKLYDIPNTMADAAEEISKFGIVDMFNVHASAGTEAMKTVMQRIKDIPNRPLVLAVTALTSFDNDSFKAVYNEDINTKATQFAIDTYISGIDGVVCSAYESKDIKNSTSKDFITLCPGIRPFGEDSGDQKRVADINFAKEELVDFIVVGRPIYKANEPKEVVEKILKQI comes from the coding sequence GTGAAATTATGTATATCATTGGATTTACCTACTGCAAAAGAAAATTTAGAATTAGTAAAAAAAATAAATAATGAAAATATAACTGATAATGTTTGGTTAAAAGTTGGATTTAGAAGTTATATAAGAGATGGAAAGGCATTTTTAGAACAATTAAAACAAATAAATTCTAATTTTAAAATATTTTTGGATTTAAAACTTTATGATATTCCAAATACTATGGCAGATGCAGCTGAAGAAATATCAAAGTTTGGAATAGTTGATATGTTTAATGTTCATGCAAGTGCAGGAACAGAAGCTATGAAAACTGTAATGCAAAGAATAAAAGATATTCCAAATAGACCATTAGTATTAGCGGTAACTGCACTTACTTCATTTGATAATGATAGTTTTAAAGCTGTATATAATGAAGATATAAATACAAAAGCAACACAGTTTGCAATAGATACATATATATCTGGAATAGATGGTGTTGTTTGTTCTGCATATGAAAGTAAAGATATAAAAAATAGTACTTCAAAAGATTTTATAACTCTTTGTCCTGGTATTAGACCTTTTGGTGAAGATTCAGGTGATCAAAAAAGAGTTGCAGATATAAATTTTGCAAAAGAAGAGTTAGTTGATTTTATAGTTGTGGGAAGACCTATATATAAAGCAAATGAACCAAAAGAAGTAGTAGAAAAAATATTAAAACAGATATAA
- the ribH gene encoding 6,7-dimethyl-8-ribityllumazine synthase has product MNIIEGKLRLKGDEKILIINGRFNHIITDRLVEGARDAFIRHGGNEENLDLILVPGAFEIPFALEKALETGKYDAVCCVGAVIRGATPHFDYISAEATKGIATVTLKYGKPVSNGVLTTDTIEQAIERAGSKVGNKGAEAMVTIIEMLDLYNELGK; this is encoded by the coding sequence ATGAACATAATAGAAGGAAAATTAAGATTAAAAGGTGATGAAAAAATCCTTATTATCAATGGAAGATTTAATCACATTATCACTGATAGATTAGTTGAAGGTGCAAGAGATGCTTTTATTAGACATGGTGGAAATGAAGAGAATTTAGATTTAATTTTAGTTCCAGGTGCATTTGAAATTCCTTTTGCTTTAGAAAAAGCACTTGAAACTGGAAAATATGATGCTGTATGTTGTGTTGGTGCAGTAATTAGAGGAGCAACTCCTCATTTTGATTATATCTCAGCAGAAGCTACAAAAGGTATAGCAACAGTTACTTTAAAATATGGTAAACCTGTTTCAAATGGAGTATTAACAACTGATACAATTGAACAAGCAATTGAGAGAGCAGGTTCTAAAGTTGGAAATAAAGGTGCAGAAGCAATGGTAACTATCATTGAAATGTTAGATTTATACAATGAGTTAGGAAAATAA
- the nusB gene encoding transcription antitermination factor NusB, with protein sequence MATRTQARESVIGLLYAVDLGNDGIIKYVDDLLEDKKIRNKQKDFALNLFNGVINNLEVIDNEIQSHLNQGGLNDLGNVEKAILRLAVYETLFEKLDKPIIINEAIELAKRLASDNAPKFINGVLDKVKRA encoded by the coding sequence ATGGCAACAAGAACACAAGCTAGAGAATCAGTTATAGGATTATTATACGCAGTAGATTTAGGAAATGATGGAATTATTAAATATGTGGATGATCTTTTAGAAGATAAAAAGATTAGAAATAAACAAAAAGATTTTGCATTAAATCTTTTTAATGGGGTTATAAATAATTTAGAAGTAATAGATAATGAAATACAGAGTCATTTAAATCAAGGTGGCTTAAATGATTTAGGAAATGTAGAAAAAGCAATTTTAAGACTTGCTGTATATGAAACACTTTTTGAAAAATTAGATAAACCTATTATTATAAATGAAGCAATTGAACTTGCTAAAAGACTTGCAAGTGATAATGCACCTAAATTTATTAATGGTGTGTTAGATAAAGTTAAAAGGGCATAA